GAACGGCCGCCCCCGCCCTCGCGTACCGGCTGAGCGGCCTGGGCAGCCCGTAGTGCTCCCGCAGGGTCCGGCCGGTGTACTCGGTGCGGAACAGGCCGCGGCGGCGCAGCAGCGGGACCACGTGGTCGACGAAGTCCGCCAGCCCGGACGGCAGGAGTGGCGGCATCACGTTGAACCCGTCCGCCGCGCCCGTGGTGAACCACCGCTCGACGTGGTCGGCGACCTGCTCGGGGGTGCCGGCCACCACCTGGTGCCCGCGCCCGCCGCCGAGCCGGCCGAGGAGCTGCCGCAGCGTCAGCCGCTCCCGTTCGGCCAGGTCGCGGACCAGTTCGAAGCGGCTCTTGGCGCCGTTGACGAGGTCGACCGGCGGCAGCTCGGGCAGCCGCTCGTCCAGCGGGTGGTCGGTGAGGTCGACGCCGACCAGCTCGGTCAGCTGCCGCACCGCCCGCGCCGGGACGATCAACCCGTCCAGCTCGTCGGCCAGCCGCTTCGCCTCCGTCTCCGTGCCGCCGAGCACCGGGACGATGCCCGGCAGCACCTTGACGTCGTCGGCCGACCGGCCCCGGGCGGTCACCCGGCGCTTGAGGTCGGCGTAGAACGCGGTCGCGTCGCCGTGGGTCTGGTGGGCGGTGAACACGGCCTCCGCCCACGCCGCCGCGAACGCCCTGCCGTCCGCGCTCGACCCGGCCTGCACGAGCAGCGGGCGCCCCTGTGGGCTGCGCACCGCGTTCAGCGGCCCGCGCACCGAGAAGAACGGGCCCCGGTGGTTGACCTCGTGCACCTTGGCGTCGTCGGCGAACACGCCGGACTCGCGGTCCACGACCAGCGCGTCGTCCTCCCACGAGTCCCACAGCGCGGTGGCGACCTCCAGGAACTCGTCGGCGCGCCGGTAGCGCTCGGCGTGCTCGGCGTTGACCTCGCGGTTGAAGTTCTGCGCCGACCGGTCGCCCGCCGTGGTGACGACGTTCCAGCCGGCCCGGCCGCCGCTGATGTGGTCGAGCGAGGAGAACAGCCGGGCCAGGTTGTAGGGCTCGCTGAAGCCCGTGGACGCGGTCGCGATCAGCCCGACGTGCTCGGTGGCCTGCGCCAGCGCGGTCAGCAGCGTGATCGGCTCGAACCGGTTGGCGGCGCTGTGCCGGACGTCGCCCCAGATCTGCACGCCGTCGGCGAGGAACACCGAGTCGAACGTGCCGCGCTCGGCGATCCGCGCCAGGTCGCGGAAGTGCGCGACGTCGTCGGCCGCGCGCGGGTCGGTGCGCGGGTGCCGCCAAGCCGCCTCGTGGTGGCCGACGCCCATGAGGAACGCGTTCAGGTGGAGCTCTCTCGCGGACAACTTCAGACTCCCGTTCGGATCGGGTGGCGCAGGGCGAGGGGGTCGGTGTAGAGGGCGTCGAGCTGGACCGCGCCGGCCGCCACGCCGAGCACGTCCAGGCCGAAGCTGCTGGTCAGCACGGCGGAGGTGGACGGGCACACCCGGGACGTCGCGGCCACCTCCGCGCGCAGCGCGGCGGCGCACTCGGGTAGCCGGATGACGCCCAGTTCGGTGACCACGACGACGTCCGGGCTGACGA
This genomic window from Saccharothrix sp. HUAS TT1 contains:
- a CDS encoding LLM class flavin-dependent oxidoreductase; its protein translation is MSARELHLNAFLMGVGHHEAAWRHPRTDPRAADDVAHFRDLARIAERGTFDSVFLADGVQIWGDVRHSAANRFEPITLLTALAQATEHVGLIATASTGFSEPYNLARLFSSLDHISGGRAGWNVVTTAGDRSAQNFNREVNAEHAERYRRADEFLEVATALWDSWEDDALVVDRESGVFADDAKVHEVNHRGPFFSVRGPLNAVRSPQGRPLLVQAGSSADGRAFAAAWAEAVFTAHQTHGDATAFYADLKRRVTARGRSADDVKVLPGIVPVLGGTETEAKRLADELDGLIVPARAVRQLTELVGVDLTDHPLDERLPELPPVDLVNGAKSRFELVRDLAERERLTLRQLLGRLGGGRGHQVVAGTPEQVADHVERWFTTGAADGFNVMPPLLPSGLADFVDHVVPLLRRRGLFRTEYTGRTLREHYGLPRPLSRYARAGAAVR